In Nostoc sp. GT001, a genomic segment contains:
- a CDS encoding substrate-binding domain-containing protein, with amino-acid sequence MKKIAQLTIVGIIFFGMCGCNSVKPTDLTNTNQVTNQADSQTQKIIKIGGSSSTATVLKLLAQAYQSQNKTVKVEFIPNSQSEGAIAALKNDIIDIAGSSHKLKPEENNGKIQYRELAQDLLVVATHNSVKGVTNLSTKQLKSIYKGDITNWRELGGANADIVLLDRPEDESAKKLLRKYYLGEEKTTAKAVILNKEGELIETLQITPNSLGAFSLASSLINKLPVNHLSLNGVAPKAQNFATGKYQMVRNIGILWEKSPSATTQGFIDFIFSKEGEKLLQNNGFVTAK; translated from the coding sequence ATGAAAAAGATTGCTCAGTTAACGATTGTCGGCATCATCTTTTTTGGTATGTGCGGTTGTAACTCAGTCAAACCAACTGATTTAACCAATACTAATCAAGTTACTAACCAAGCCGATTCTCAAACTCAAAAAATTATCAAAATTGGTGGTTCCAGTTCAACAGCAACGGTTTTAAAACTTTTAGCACAAGCTTATCAATCCCAAAATAAAACTGTCAAAGTTGAGTTTATCCCCAATAGCCAATCCGAAGGTGCGATCGCAGCCCTAAAAAACGATATTATTGATATCGCTGGTAGCAGTCATAAACTCAAACCAGAAGAAAATAACGGGAAAATTCAATATCGTGAACTTGCACAAGATTTGTTAGTTGTCGCCACCCATAACAGTGTTAAAGGTGTTACTAACTTATCAACCAAGCAATTAAAATCCATTTACAAAGGTGACATCACCAATTGGCGAGAATTAGGCGGTGCTAACGCAGACATTGTACTCTTGGATAGACCCGAAGACGAGTCAGCAAAAAAGTTATTACGAAAATATTATTTGGGAGAAGAAAAGACTACAGCTAAAGCCGTGATTTTGAATAAAGAGGGAGAACTGATCGAAACCTTACAAATCACTCCTAATTCCCTCGGTGCTTTTTCTTTGGCATCTTCCCTCATCAATAAATTACCTGTTAATCATCTCAGTCTCAATGGTGTTGCTCCTAAAGCACAAAACTTTGCCACTGGTAAATATCAAATGGTGCGTAACATAGGTATTCTTTGGGAAAAATCACCTTCAGCAACTACTCAGGGTTTTATTGATTTTATCTTTAGCAAAGAAGGTGAAAAACTACTACAAAATAATGGCTTTGTTACTGCAAAATAA
- a CDS encoding ATP-binding protein, with product MLGLVVLGQWFTDSLNQNFSQQIGSFSERVYQDFQHEQQTLETEIELIANRDMLNQAVKQRNQGLLLQILLPLKSILKLDWIKVIDTQGNVLIDLRNNSLSQAKFLDKIVTSTASRGAHLVDLVDVEGKQQVLQVVTNGIKSSAGLLGGIIIGNLVDDTLLQQIAAGSSKHLIVQRQNRVVAATLLASKSGTWQFPLPDLPARRITIDNKNYLAKSIVFTGASQSLTTTVLYSISLLEVAQYKLWQHLGLLFLLGSGILAITGFLISRTITRPLKAVTHVAQRVTQESNFDLQAPVTTEDEVGILAISFNQLIQQVKVLLAEQYEANQKLEVYSQTLEDKIEERTQALRQKNIVLKQTLQELRLTQSQLIQKEKMSSLGQLVAGIAHEINNPVNFIYGNLKHTDDYTQQLLWLLQLYQKYYPYPEPEIQNAKEEADIEYLTEDLPKMLTSMKIGASRIREIVLSLRIFSRLDEAEFKTADIHEGIDSTLLILQYRLKSQSHRPQITVIKDYGEIPKIQCFAGQLNQVFMNILANAIDALEEAFQNGICPEPIIRISSAQVNENVVVQIADNGTGIPEAIQSHLFDPFFTTKPVGKGTGMGLSISYQIITEKHGGSLRCISLPEQGAEFVITIPIR from the coding sequence ATGTTGGGCTTAGTCGTGTTAGGACAGTGGTTTACGGATAGTTTGAATCAGAACTTTAGCCAACAAATTGGTAGTTTTAGCGAACGAGTTTATCAGGATTTTCAGCATGAACAGCAAACACTAGAAACTGAAATCGAGCTAATTGCTAATCGAGATATGCTGAATCAGGCTGTTAAACAGCGTAATCAAGGGTTGCTTTTGCAGATATTATTACCACTGAAGTCTATTTTGAAATTGGATTGGATTAAGGTAATCGATACTCAGGGCAATGTCCTCATAGATTTACGGAATAACTCGTTAAGTCAAGCCAAGTTTCTAGACAAAATAGTTACTAGCACTGCTAGTAGAGGAGCGCATTTAGTCGATTTGGTAGATGTAGAAGGCAAGCAACAAGTTCTACAAGTAGTAACAAATGGAATCAAATCATCAGCAGGACTCTTGGGAGGAATCATCATTGGTAACTTAGTAGACGATACTCTACTGCAACAAATTGCTGCGGGTTCCTCTAAACATCTGATTGTCCAGAGACAAAATCGTGTAGTTGCGGCAACCTTGTTGGCATCCAAAAGCGGAACTTGGCAATTTCCTCTTCCTGATTTGCCCGCTAGGCGAATTACTATTGATAACAAAAACTATTTAGCCAAAAGTATCGTATTTACAGGAGCAAGTCAGTCTTTAACAACTACAGTGTTGTATTCCATATCATTGTTAGAGGTTGCTCAATATAAATTATGGCAACATTTAGGATTATTATTTTTGTTGGGAAGCGGTATTTTAGCAATTACTGGGTTTTTAATTTCGCGAACAATTACTCGTCCACTTAAAGCTGTCACACATGTGGCACAACGAGTTACTCAAGAATCTAATTTTGATCTCCAAGCTCCCGTAACAACTGAAGACGAGGTTGGAATCTTAGCCATTTCTTTTAACCAGTTAATTCAACAGGTAAAGGTACTGCTAGCAGAACAATATGAAGCGAATCAAAAGCTAGAAGTTTATAGCCAAACACTAGAAGATAAAATAGAAGAACGAACACAAGCACTGCGACAAAAAAATATTGTTCTCAAGCAAACTTTACAAGAACTTAGGCTTACTCAGTCCCAATTAATCCAGAAAGAAAAAATGTCTTCTTTAGGACAGTTGGTTGCTGGTATTGCTCATGAAATCAACAATCCAGTTAATTTTATCTATGGCAATCTCAAGCACACTGATGATTATACTCAACAGTTATTGTGGTTACTTCAACTTTATCAAAAATATTACCCCTACCCAGAACCAGAAATTCAAAATGCTAAAGAAGAAGCTGATATTGAATATTTAACAGAAGATTTGCCTAAAATGTTGACTTCTATGAAGATTGGAGCCAGTCGCATCCGGGAAATTGTCCTTAGTTTAAGAATCTTCTCTCGTTTAGATGAGGCCGAGTTTAAAACCGCTGATATCCATGAAGGGATTGACAGTACCCTGTTAATTTTACAATATCGTCTCAAATCCCAAAGCCATCGCCCTCAAATCACAGTGATTAAAGACTATGGTGAAATACCTAAAATTCAGTGCTTTGCAGGACAATTAAATCAGGTATTTATGAACATCTTGGCAAATGCGATTGATGCTTTAGAAGAGGCTTTTCAAAATGGGATTTGTCCAGAACCAATAATTCGGATTTCTTCAGCCCAGGTGAATGAAAATGTCGTTGTTCAAATTGCTGATAATGGCACAGGGATTCCAGAAGCAATCCAGTCACATCTATTTGACCCCTTTTTCACCACAAAACCTGTTGGTAAAGGTACTGGTATGGGATTATCAATTAGCTACCAGATTATTACTGAAAAACATGGTGGTTCGTTACGGTGCATTTCATTACCGGAACAGGGTGCAGAGTTTGTAATTACAATCCCGATTCGATAG
- a CDS encoding Uma2 family endonuclease, producing MQLETKKFDYTPEEYLELEEKAEYKSEYRNGEIVPMTGGTTNHNKIAGNFYAYLKFGLRGNNYDVYIGDVRLWIPRYRQHTYPDVMVIEGQPIYTGTSTTTVMNPMLIAEVLSKSTKNYDQGDKFLYYRSIPEFKEYILIDQYQYHVMQYVKTAESQWSFTELEHESAILSLQTVDFQIELRDLYEQVNFAENNED from the coding sequence ATGCAGTTAGAAACCAAAAAATTCGATTACACACCTGAAGAGTATTTAGAACTTGAAGAAAAAGCGGAATATAAAAGCGAATACCGTAATGGAGAAATTGTACCGATGACGGGTGGCACTACAAATCATAATAAAATCGCAGGCAACTTTTATGCTTATTTAAAGTTTGGTTTGAGAGGCAATAATTATGATGTTTATATTGGTGATGTGCGTTTGTGGATACCCCGTTATCGACAGCATACATATCCCGATGTGATGGTGATTGAGGGACAACCTATTTATACGGGAACCAGCACAACAACCGTTATGAACCCGATGTTAATTGCTGAAGTTTTATCTAAATCGACTAAAAATTACGATCAAGGCGATAAGTTTCTTTATTATCGCTCTATTCCAGAATTCAAGGAATATATTTTAATTGATCAATATCAGTATCATGTGATGCAGTATGTAAAAACTGCGGAAAGTCAATGGTCATTTACTGAACTTGAACATGAATCTGCAATTTTATCACTGCAAACGGTTGATTTTCAAATTGAATTGCGCGACCTTTATGAACAAGTCAATTTTGCAGAAAATAACGAAGATTAA
- a CDS encoding metalloregulator ArsR/SmtB family transcription factor gives MQPEQFNILLRFFKALADDSRLKIVGILANQECSVEELAALLQLKEPTVSHHLAKLKELNLVTMRPEGNSRLYQLDSEALQSISKEIFTPEKIASLIEDVDTEAWESKVLKNYFEDNRLKEIPASRKKRLVILKWLANQFDVGVNYPERLVNDILKRYHVDCATLRRELIACQLMQRENGIYWRIK, from the coding sequence ATGCAACCAGAGCAATTTAACATCTTACTGCGCTTTTTCAAGGCATTAGCGGATGATAGCCGATTGAAGATTGTAGGTATTTTGGCGAATCAGGAATGCAGCGTTGAAGAATTGGCGGCGCTACTGCAACTCAAGGAACCGACGGTATCTCATCATTTGGCGAAACTTAAAGAGCTAAATTTGGTGACAATGCGCCCAGAGGGTAATAGCCGTCTATACCAGTTGGATAGCGAGGCTTTACAAAGCATTAGTAAGGAAATTTTCACACCTGAGAAAATAGCATCTTTAATTGAAGATGTGGATACTGAAGCTTGGGAAAGCAAAGTGTTGAAAAACTATTTCGAGGACAATCGCCTCAAAGAAATTCCTGCTAGTCGGAAAAAGCGTCTAGTTATTCTTAAGTGGTTAGCAAACCAGTTTGATGTCGGAGTCAATTACCCTGAACGTTTGGTAAATGATATTCTCAAACGCTACCATGTTGACTGCGCCACCCTGCGACGAGAGTTAATTGCTTGCCAGTTAATGCAGCGAGAAAATGGGATTTATTGGCGTATAAAATAG
- a CDS encoding glutamyl-tRNA reductase, translating into MNIAVVGLSHKTAPVEVREKLSIPEPQIESAIAQLASYPHIDEVAILSTCNRLEIYIVTSEADQGIREITQFLAEYSKLPVISLRQHLFMLLHDDAVMHVMRVAGGLDSLVLGEGQILAQVKTTHKLGQQYSGIKTILNRLFKQALTAGKRVRTETSIGTGAVSISSAAVELAQIKVANLAACRVVILGAGKMSRLLVQHLISKGAVEISIVNRSRDRALELTKQFPQQPINIHPLSEMMSVIADSDLVFTSTSATEPILDRAKLEMVLEVQRSLMLFDISVPRNVHADVNELENVQAFNVDDLKAVVAQNYESRRKIAQEAERLLEEEVEAFDIWWRSLETVTTISCLRNKVETIREQELEKALSRLGSEFAEKHQEVIEALTRGIVNKILHDPMVQLRSQQDVEARRRCMQTLQMLFNLDAEEQFS; encoded by the coding sequence ATGAATATAGCAGTGGTGGGGTTAAGCCATAAAACAGCCCCAGTAGAAGTCCGGGAAAAACTGAGCATTCCAGAACCACAAATTGAAAGTGCGATCGCTCAACTGGCCAGCTATCCTCATATTGATGAAGTTGCAATTCTTAGCACTTGTAACCGCCTGGAAATTTACATTGTCACCAGTGAAGCAGACCAAGGTATTCGGGAAATAACACAGTTTCTTGCGGAATATAGTAAATTGCCCGTGATTTCTCTGCGACAACACTTATTTATGCTGCTGCATGATGATGCCGTGATGCACGTTATGCGGGTAGCAGGTGGTTTAGATAGTCTGGTACTCGGAGAAGGTCAAATTCTGGCTCAGGTGAAGACTACTCACAAACTGGGACAGCAATATAGTGGTATAAAAACCATTTTGAATCGATTATTTAAACAAGCGTTAACAGCTGGTAAGCGGGTTCGTACTGAAACTAGTATTGGTACTGGCGCTGTCTCTATCAGTTCGGCTGCTGTGGAGTTAGCACAAATTAAAGTGGCAAATTTAGCTGCTTGCAGAGTAGTAATTCTGGGTGCTGGTAAAATGTCGCGGCTGCTGGTGCAACACCTAATTTCTAAAGGTGCTGTGGAAATTAGTATTGTAAATCGCTCTCGCGATCGCGCCCTAGAATTAACAAAGCAATTCCCTCAGCAACCGATCAATATTCATCCGCTATCGGAAATGATGAGCGTAATTGCCGATAGTGATTTGGTGTTTACAAGTACTTCAGCAACAGAGCCAATACTTGACCGTGCCAAATTGGAAATGGTTTTAGAAGTTCAGCGCTCTTTAATGTTATTTGATATTTCTGTGCCGCGTAATGTTCATGCGGATGTAAATGAATTGGAAAATGTGCAAGCGTTTAATGTCGATGATTTGAAGGCAGTAGTAGCGCAAAACTACGAAAGCCGTCGCAAGATTGCACAAGAAGCCGAGCGACTTTTAGAGGAAGAAGTGGAAGCCTTTGATATTTGGTGGCGCAGTTTAGAAACTGTTACCACTATTAGCTGTCTGCGAAATAAAGTCGAAACCATCCGCGAACAAGAGTTAGAAAAAGCTTTATCGAGATTGGGTTCGGAATTTGCTGAAAAACATCAAGAGGTGATTGAAGCATTAACACGGGGAATTGTCAATAAAATTTTACATGACCCGATGGTACAATTGCGATCGCAGCAAGATGTTGAAGCCAGACGGCGCTGTATGCAAACTCTGCAAATGCTGTTCAACCTCGATGCAGAGGAACAATTTAGTTAA
- the glpX gene encoding class II fructose-bisphosphatase, with product MENTLGLEIIEVVEQAAIASAKWMGKGEKNIADQVAVEAMRERMNKIHMRGRIVIGEGERDDAPMLYIGEEVGICTQPNAESVCNPDELIEIDIAVDPCEGTNLVAYGQPGSMAVLAISEKGGLFAAPDFYMKKLAAPPAAKGKVDINKSATENLKILSECLDRSIEELVVVVMKRERHNDLIKEIREAGARVALISDGDVGAAISCGFAGTNIHALMGIGAAPEGVISAAAMRALGGHFQGQLIYDPAVVKTGLIGESREANIDRLKSMNINDPDKVYDAHELASGKTILFAASGITSGNLMQGVRFFKDGARTQSLVISNQSKTARFVDTIHLFGEPKVLQLN from the coding sequence GTGGAAAATACACTTGGTTTAGAGATTATTGAAGTAGTAGAACAAGCCGCGATCGCATCTGCAAAGTGGATGGGCAAAGGCGAAAAAAACATCGCTGACCAGGTAGCTGTGGAAGCTATGCGGGAGCGGATGAATAAAATCCACATGCGCGGTCGCATTGTGATTGGGGAAGGCGAACGTGACGACGCGCCGATGCTATACATCGGGGAAGAAGTTGGTATCTGTACCCAACCAAATGCCGAAAGTGTCTGTAACCCTGATGAATTAATTGAAATTGATATCGCCGTTGACCCCTGTGAAGGTACCAACTTGGTAGCTTATGGACAACCTGGTTCGATGGCTGTCTTGGCAATTTCTGAAAAGGGTGGATTATTTGCTGCTCCTGACTTTTACATGAAGAAGTTAGCAGCACCCCCCGCAGCTAAGGGCAAGGTAGACATCAACAAGTCAGCAACAGAAAACCTCAAAATTCTCTCTGAGTGTCTAGATCGGAGTATTGAAGAACTTGTGGTCGTAGTCATGAAGCGCGAACGCCACAACGATTTAATTAAGGAAATCCGTGAGGCTGGAGCGAGAGTCGCCCTAATTTCAGACGGTGATGTGGGTGCAGCTATAAGCTGTGGTTTTGCTGGAACCAATATCCACGCTCTGATGGGTATTGGTGCGGCTCCTGAAGGCGTAATCTCAGCAGCAGCAATGCGTGCTTTGGGTGGACACTTCCAAGGTCAACTGATCTACGATCCAGCTGTAGTCAAAACAGGTCTGATTGGAGAAAGCAGAGAAGCCAACATCGATCGCTTAAAGTCTATGAATATTAATGACCCCGATAAGGTCTATGATGCTCATGAACTGGCATCTGGTAAAACTATTCTGTTCGCGGCTAGCGGCATTACCAGTGGTAATCTCATGCAAGGTGTACGTTTCTTCAAAGACGGGGCAAGAACTCAAAGCTTGGTAATTTCTAACCAATCGAAAACTGCTCGATTTGTTGATACAATTCACTTGTTTGGTGAACCAAAAGTTCTCCAACTGAACTAA
- a CDS encoding DUF981 domain-containing protein: MFIDYITLMLINMVAGLFLLADYVYRGIDSSNQRPWIPGFGITGAIALTTGLHMSFTWPVMGSFNIAFGETSVLFGILFIAAAIALAQGWDLLTIAIYGFFAGVVAIVVGIRIINLNMTRQPLLSGIGFILTGLGGIFAAPTLYWKTNRTWRLIGVAVLIVAALIWALTGYLAYWNHLEGFQKWVPAPMR, translated from the coding sequence GTGTTTATCGACTACATCACCCTCATGTTAATCAACATGGTAGCTGGATTATTTCTACTAGCTGACTATGTGTATCGTGGTATAGATAGTTCTAATCAAAGACCGTGGATTCCCGGTTTCGGAATTACGGGCGCGATCGCACTCACAACTGGTTTACACATGAGCTTCACCTGGCCAGTAATGGGTAGCTTTAACATTGCTTTCGGTGAAACAAGTGTCCTATTTGGAATCTTGTTTATTGCAGCTGCGATCGCACTTGCTCAAGGTTGGGATTTGTTGACAATAGCAATTTACGGTTTCTTTGCTGGTGTAGTTGCGATCGTAGTCGGTATCCGCATCATCAACTTGAATATGACACGCCAACCGCTTTTATCGGGAATCGGCTTTATCTTAACTGGATTAGGTGGTATTTTTGCAGCACCAACTCTTTATTGGAAAACCAACCGAACTTGGCGGCTAATTGGCGTAGCAGTGCTGATAGTAGCCGCTCTAATTTGGGCATTGACTGGATATTTGGCTTACTGGAATCATTTAGAGGGTTTCCAAAAATGGGTTCCAGCGCCGATGCGGTAA
- the grxC gene encoding glutaredoxin 3, which yields MLDFLNPFLNRHPERVKANVELYTWQTCPYCIRAKMLLWWKGVNFTEYKIDGDEAARAKMAERANGRRTVPQIFINNQHIGGCDDLYQLDTQSQLDPLLAQAAI from the coding sequence ATGCTGGACTTTCTTAATCCCTTTTTAAATCGCCATCCAGAGCGAGTCAAAGCCAACGTCGAACTTTATACGTGGCAAACTTGCCCTTACTGCATTCGTGCCAAAATGCTGCTGTGGTGGAAAGGTGTAAATTTCACTGAATACAAAATCGACGGCGACGAAGCAGCCAGAGCGAAAATGGCAGAACGCGCCAACGGTCGCCGTACCGTACCACAAATTTTTATCAATAACCAGCACATTGGCGGCTGCGATGACCTCTATCAGCTAGACACACAAAGTCAACTCGATCCCCTTTTAGCCCAAGCCGCTATTTAG
- the tadA gene encoding tRNA adenosine(34) deaminase TadA, with protein MLTKYTEYLIHQQWMNYALELAKTAGEAGEIPVGAVIIDSTGKLLAQGENRKERDKDPTAHAEILAIKTAATTLQNWHLNECTLYVTLEPCPMCAGAIVQSRLGLLVYGVDDTKTGAIRTVINIPDSAASNHRLQVIGGILESACRQQLQTWFATRRRKVN; from the coding sequence ATGTTAACTAAGTATACGGAATATCTTATACATCAACAATGGATGAATTATGCCCTAGAATTAGCAAAAACAGCAGGTGAGGCAGGTGAAATCCCTGTAGGTGCTGTTATAATTGATTCAACAGGCAAATTGCTAGCACAAGGAGAAAACAGAAAAGAGCGCGACAAAGATCCTACCGCTCATGCGGAAATTCTCGCTATCAAGACAGCGGCAACAACTTTACAAAATTGGCATCTTAATGAATGCACCCTCTATGTAACTCTCGAACCTTGCCCGATGTGTGCAGGTGCGATCGTCCAATCACGACTAGGACTACTGGTATATGGAGTAGACGATACAAAAACTGGCGCAATTCGTACAGTTATTAACATCCCCGATAGTGCTGCTTCTAATCACCGTCTCCAAGTAATCGGAGGTATTCTAGAGTCAGCTTGTCGTCAGCAATTACAGACTTGGTTTGCTACTAGGCGGCGTAAGGTAAACTAA
- a CDS encoding 1-acyl-sn-glycerol-3-phosphate acyltransferase yields MMEFSSSSDTCQHTPANPQVDSTTSRVSPWLSPLAYLLGRHCLLPLFFGQIRITGQKNIPTTGPVILAPTHRARWDALLVPYATACLRKQDLRFMVTIDECQGLQGWFVRRLGGFPVNSKHPSIRTLRHGVELLQQQKTLVIFPEGNIFRDGQVHQLKPGIARLALSAESSHSGLGVKIIPIGINYSQPYPNWGTDVSIDIGSPIKVTDYMSGCIKQDAKSITTDLAKALQQLSHQETKVTNHAFAEITNS; encoded by the coding sequence ATGATGGAATTTTCCTCTTCATCCGATACCTGCCAGCACACCCCAGCAAATCCTCAGGTAGATAGCACTACCTCAAGGGTTTCTCCTTGGTTAAGTCCCCTGGCATATTTATTAGGGCGTCACTGCCTATTACCATTATTCTTTGGACAAATTAGAATAACCGGACAAAAAAATATCCCTACAACTGGGCCTGTAATCCTTGCGCCTACACATCGAGCGCGTTGGGATGCCTTGCTTGTACCCTACGCTACCGCTTGTCTAAGAAAGCAAGACTTGCGATTTATGGTGACTATTGACGAATGCCAAGGTTTGCAAGGCTGGTTTGTTCGACGTTTAGGGGGATTTCCTGTAAATTCTAAGCATCCGTCAATCCGCACGCTGCGACATGGGGTAGAACTACTTCAGCAGCAAAAAACTCTGGTAATCTTTCCAGAAGGTAACATTTTTCGTGATGGTCAAGTTCACCAGTTGAAGCCAGGAATTGCTCGTCTTGCTTTGAGTGCTGAATCTAGTCATTCCGGGCTGGGAGTGAAAATTATACCCATAGGCATTAATTACAGCCAACCTTATCCAAATTGGGGTACAGATGTGAGTATTGACATTGGCTCCCCAATCAAAGTGACGGATTACATGAGTGGCTGTATAAAACAAGATGCAAAAAGCATCACAACTGATTTAGCAAAGGCACTACAACAATTAAGCCATCAAGAAACAAAAGTTACTAATCACGCATTTGCAGAAATTACTAATTCTTGA
- a CDS encoding BolA family transcriptional regulator, with translation MISPQQVEEMIKAGLPDAQVQVQDLTGGGDHYQVTVVSSHFAGKGLVQQHQLVYGALGQAMSTEAIHALAVKTYTPEAWQATASS, from the coding sequence ATGATTAGTCCGCAACAGGTTGAGGAAATGATCAAGGCGGGACTGCCAGACGCACAGGTTCAGGTGCAAGACTTGACTGGTGGCGGCGACCACTATCAGGTGACAGTAGTTTCATCGCACTTTGCAGGTAAAGGACTAGTGCAACAGCACCAGTTAGTTTATGGTGCGTTGGGTCAAGCTATGTCAACTGAAGCAATTCATGCTTTGGCGGTGAAAACATACACTCCCGAAGCTTGGCAAGCAACAGCAAGTTCCTAA
- the grxD gene encoding Grx4 family monothiol glutaredoxin — MTPELKDKIDSLLQENKILVFMKGNKLMPQCGFSNNVVQILNTLGVPFETVDVLSDPEIRQGIKEYSSWPTIPQVYINGEFLGGSDILIELYQKGELQEKVEVALAS, encoded by the coding sequence ATGACACCAGAACTCAAAGACAAAATTGATAGCTTGCTACAAGAAAACAAGATTTTAGTTTTCATGAAGGGAAACAAGTTAATGCCCCAATGTGGTTTCTCCAACAACGTTGTGCAGATTCTCAATACCTTGGGAGTTCCCTTTGAGACGGTTGACGTTCTATCAGATCCTGAAATTCGTCAAGGTATTAAAGAATACTCTAGTTGGCCCACAATCCCCCAAGTGTATATCAATGGTGAATTCCTTGGCGGTTCTGATATTTTGATTGAACTGTACCAGAAAGGTGAATTGCAGGAAAAGGTAGAAGTAGCATTAGCTTCTTAA
- a CDS encoding DUF6761 family protein, whose product MLQDTQTIRYYQRLTDAFIELWNRGYRTDDMRMYLDGYLAALRHSNVIEPYLIHRLEEEASRFLYDGSNFAVPQPQPQPDYY is encoded by the coding sequence ATGCTCCAAGACACACAAACCATCCGCTATTACCAAAGACTCACCGATGCCTTCATCGAGTTATGGAATCGCGGTTATCGCACGGATGATATGCGGATGTATTTGGATGGATATCTAGCCGCACTGCGACACAGCAATGTCATTGAACCTTATCTGATTCATCGCCTAGAAGAGGAAGCCAGCCGCTTCTTGTACGATGGTTCAAACTTTGCAGTGCCACAACCACAGCCACAGCCCGATTACTACTAA
- a CDS encoding response regulator transcription factor: MGSVCIEIIEGNPHLRSLLGWHLQQLEYRVHQAASIYQAREVFLSHQPTLVVLDADLPDGDGIEFCRWLHRQQQPLILMLSARNSEADIVAGLKAGADDYLSKPFGMQEFLARVEALIRRKRTPTAPAYLDYGTLQIDLVQRRVRFQGEFIDLTPQEFSLLYVLAQAGGVPLSRSELLRRAWPDAIDNPRTIDTHVLSLRKKVELDPRQPNLIQTIRNVGYRFNMEILNTNISQSQTTKLARERFNNQRSTLTSSQV, encoded by the coding sequence GTGGGTTCGGTTTGTATAGAAATCATTGAGGGGAATCCCCATCTGAGGTCGTTGTTGGGTTGGCACTTGCAACAACTGGAATACCGCGTGCATCAAGCTGCCAGTATTTATCAAGCAAGGGAAGTATTTTTAAGCCATCAACCAACACTGGTAGTTTTAGATGCAGACCTGCCTGATGGTGATGGCATTGAGTTTTGTCGTTGGTTGCATCGTCAGCAACAGCCTCTAATCTTAATGCTATCTGCCCGTAATAGTGAAGCTGATATAGTCGCAGGTTTAAAGGCGGGTGCAGATGATTACTTGAGCAAACCTTTTGGAATGCAAGAGTTTTTGGCACGGGTAGAGGCACTGATTCGCCGGAAGCGCACACCTACTGCACCAGCTTATTTGGATTATGGCACTTTGCAAATCGATCTAGTTCAGCGTCGTGTCCGCTTCCAAGGGGAGTTTATTGACTTAACGCCCCAGGAATTCAGTTTGCTGTACGTTTTAGCACAAGCTGGGGGAGTACCTCTAAGTAGATCGGAGTTGCTGCGTCGTGCTTGGCCGGATGCTATTGATAACCCTCGTACCATTGATACTCATGTTTTATCGCTGCGGAAAAAGGTTGAACTCGATCCTCGGCAACCCAATTTGATTCAAACTATCCGCAATGTTGGATACCGTTTTAACATGGAAATTTTGAATACCAATATTTCACAGTCACAGACAACAAAGTTAGCTAGAGAGAGATTTAATAATCAACGTTCAACACTTACTAGTAGTCAAGTGTGA